In one Gopherus evgoodei ecotype Sinaloan lineage chromosome 1, rGopEvg1_v1.p, whole genome shotgun sequence genomic region, the following are encoded:
- the LOC115655820 gene encoding granulocyte-macrophage colony-stimulating factor receptor subunit alpha-like isoform X1: MRYYAMIKYCCSSTTASGSSISIISEAQTQDAKVNEIPAFCKEEVSFLSISKDKRMAATLGLISMLCCVMLFPRLHAVILYTESNSSSSPIANLTLNPEKLKLTWDSSVTVTEYICSMKVGKRVVWKTVYNKTCMFSMSQAKPIHKGALFQVQATYNHTFYSGEGRFIPQGKNGTSVENFSCVIYNISFMNCTWEAGRNAPEDTQYFLFWQYSKEENEQECPHYKRDAPGRHIACSFQDVKDIKNTVYFLVNGSSSKSEIHFYDEYIALYEIEKLTPPLNITVSCSEDRAECIVQWKQPQLSHMERNGDECFEYQIDIRNKKTNANPKESCNECPTVTETSYTFQNDNVEKKYTLQIRAKGDICRISQNWGEWSEPIEFGTDSDHE; this comes from the exons ATGAGATACTATGCAATGATAAAGTATTGTTGCAGCAGTACGACAGCTTCAGGCTCAAGCATTTCAATCATCTCTGAGGCTCAGACCCAAGACGCTAAGGTAAACGAGATACCAGCCTTTTGCAAGGAGGAG GTTTCATTCCTGTCTATTTCCAAGGACAAGAGGATGGCTGCCACTCTAGGACTTATTTCCATGCTTTGTTGCGTCATGTTATTTCCTAGGTTACATGCTGTCATTTTGTATACAGAGT CAAACTCATCATCCTCACCCATTGCCAACTTGACGCTGAATCCCGAAAAACTAAAGCTGACCTGGGACAGCAGTGTCACTGTTACTGAATACATCTGTTCTATGAAAGTAGGCAAGAGAGTAGTATGGAAAACG GTGTACAATAAAACCTGCATGTTTAGCATGAGCCAAGCTAAGCCTATACATAAAGGGGCATTGTTTCAAGTTCAAGCAACGTACAACCACACTTTCTATTCAGGAGAAGGCAGATTCATTCCTCAAG GCAAGAATGGAACTTCTGTTGAAAATTTCTCCTGCGTGATTTACAACATTTCCTTCATGAATTGTACTTGGGAGGCCGGCAGGAATGCTCCAGAAGATAcccaatattttcttttctggcAATACTCAAA GGAAGAAAATGAACAAGAGTGTCCACATTACAAAAGAGATGCACCTGGAAGACACATCGCATGCAGTTTTCAAGATgtgaaagacattaaaaatacagTTTACTTCTTGGTGAATGGGTCCAGCAGTAAATCAGAGATTCACTTTTACGATGAGTACATCGCACTATATGAAATTG AAAAACTCACTCCTCCATTAAATATCACTGTAAGCTGTTCTGAAGACCGAGCAGAGTGTATAGTGCAATGGAAACAGCCCCAGCTAAGCCACATGGAAAGAAATGGAGATGAATGCTTTGAGTATCAAATTGACATTCGAAATAAGAAAACTAAT gCCAATCCCAAGGAAAGCTGCAATGAGTGTCCTACG GTAACAGAAACAAGCTACACATTTCAGAATGacaatgtggaaaaaaaatacaccttGCAAATCAGAGCAAAAGGAGATATTTGTCGCATAAGCCAGAattggggggaatggagtgagcccATTGAGTTTGGTACAGACA
- the LOC115655820 gene encoding granulocyte-macrophage colony-stimulating factor receptor subunit alpha-like isoform X2, with product MAATLGLISMLCCVMLFPRLHAVILYTESNSSSSPIANLTLNPEKLKLTWDSSVTVTEYICSMKVGKRVVWKTVYNKTCMFSMSQAKPIHKGALFQVQATYNHTFYSGEGRFIPQGKNGTSVENFSCVIYNISFMNCTWEAGRNAPEDTQYFLFWQYSKEENEQECPHYKRDAPGRHIACSFQDVKDIKNTVYFLVNGSSSKSEIHFYDEYIALYEIEKLTPPLNITVSCSEDRAECIVQWKQPQLSHMERNGDECFEYQIDIRNKKTNANPKESCNECPTVTETSYTFQNDNVEKKYTLQIRAKGDICRISQNWGEWSEPIEFGTDSDHE from the exons ATGGCTGCCACTCTAGGACTTATTTCCATGCTTTGTTGCGTCATGTTATTTCCTAGGTTACATGCTGTCATTTTGTATACAGAGT CAAACTCATCATCCTCACCCATTGCCAACTTGACGCTGAATCCCGAAAAACTAAAGCTGACCTGGGACAGCAGTGTCACTGTTACTGAATACATCTGTTCTATGAAAGTAGGCAAGAGAGTAGTATGGAAAACG GTGTACAATAAAACCTGCATGTTTAGCATGAGCCAAGCTAAGCCTATACATAAAGGGGCATTGTTTCAAGTTCAAGCAACGTACAACCACACTTTCTATTCAGGAGAAGGCAGATTCATTCCTCAAG GCAAGAATGGAACTTCTGTTGAAAATTTCTCCTGCGTGATTTACAACATTTCCTTCATGAATTGTACTTGGGAGGCCGGCAGGAATGCTCCAGAAGATAcccaatattttcttttctggcAATACTCAAA GGAAGAAAATGAACAAGAGTGTCCACATTACAAAAGAGATGCACCTGGAAGACACATCGCATGCAGTTTTCAAGATgtgaaagacattaaaaatacagTTTACTTCTTGGTGAATGGGTCCAGCAGTAAATCAGAGATTCACTTTTACGATGAGTACATCGCACTATATGAAATTG AAAAACTCACTCCTCCATTAAATATCACTGTAAGCTGTTCTGAAGACCGAGCAGAGTGTATAGTGCAATGGAAACAGCCCCAGCTAAGCCACATGGAAAGAAATGGAGATGAATGCTTTGAGTATCAAATTGACATTCGAAATAAGAAAACTAAT gCCAATCCCAAGGAAAGCTGCAATGAGTGTCCTACG GTAACAGAAACAAGCTACACATTTCAGAATGacaatgtggaaaaaaaatacaccttGCAAATCAGAGCAAAAGGAGATATTTGTCGCATAAGCCAGAattggggggaatggagtgagcccATTGAGTTTGGTACAGACA